The Epinephelus fuscoguttatus linkage group LG19, E.fuscoguttatus.final_Chr_v1 genome contains the following window.
CCCTGGGAGGGGTTCATTGGATGCATGCCAGGTTGGTGCATCCCTCGAGGCTGAGGCATCCCTCCGCCGCTTCCAACAAACACCCCATGGCCACCCATCTGGAGTACCATGGAAACCAGACAAAAACACCAATGTTTATCAAATATTACTAGTAATAACATTTCTCATACTATTGTAAGGTCTTCACTTAAGTCGTCAAGTTAGCACAACTCACTGATGTAGCAGGTATTGTTGATATTACAgtttaaataatataaaatggtAGCCGACTGTGAAAATGGAAGGTCTGTAAACTACAAACAGACTCGTACCTTTTCACCGTAGGGCCCCATGTCAACAGGACCCATGTCTTTGGAACTAGGCATACGGtaacctcctccacctcttcctcccctccgCATCTCTCCGTTATAGTCAGTTATTCCTCTCTTGTCTCCTTCCATCTTTTTGTCAAGACTTGGGTCATCACCCTAAGGAACaacaaagtcatgaaaaaagcAGCAACATGACAGATGAGAAGTTAAAGTAAAACATCCATAACATGTTACAGTTGCTGTGTGCAATAGCTAGAAATATCAAGATTATGGTTTTAGTGAATTAATATCTTACCAGGAGACCCATGTTTGAAAACTGGCGTGACACTGGGTTCATCCAGCTGTCCCCTCCTCCACTCTTCAGGAAAGAAATTCAAAGATTACGCTCAGTCAAAAAGGACAAATAAAAAAGCTGCTTTGTCTTAATACAACGAACCAAGAGAGGCCACGTAAACGTCTTTCCTCACCTTGATGTTGCCTCTCTTTCCTCCATGAGTCTGACCCCAGCCTCCAGAGTTGAAGGATGAGCTGCTTCCCTGGGAGCCAGTACTGTTCCACACTCCTCCGCCACCATCATCTTCCTCGTCCCAGCTGGGGTGGCGAGAGGCTGCGACAGAGCCCTCTCCCTTTCCGCCCCAGCTCTCCATTGACTTAGTGCCTGCAGCAAAACAAAGGAGGATGGTTATAGCGATGTGGGCTCTGGACGTGAAAATGCTGAAGCCCTTTCAAACAGTGAGCATcatgtctcaaaataataatgagcagAAATCTGAACTCAGATATCATAACATTTTGAATGACACACATTTTTCTCTTCTTACCAGTTTTACCAGGGTTAGGTGAAGGGTTCCCCCAGCCAGAAGCTTTGCCGGGTTCATCTTGATCACCCCAACCTGTTGCTGCATCTTGCGACTGGCCCCAAGCAGCTGTACCATTATCCACAGATTGTGCGCCTCCTCCCCACATGCCTGGACCTGGAGATTGATGAAAATGAACACACAGTtagaaagtgcaaaagaaaaatggcattttaaatgtgtgattCTGATGAAAAGAGTTGTTAAACGAGGCAGACATTGCTTCTACTCATAAACTGTTGGCAGAGTAAAGAAAATCTGAAATACTTTTAGCAACACTATCTACTCTTGGTTGTGGACTGCCAAATGCACACGTTGTAATGCTACAACTCCTCCTTACCCACGGCAGCATTGCCAGGGTTTGTGTCCCTGCTGTGTTGCATCCCCTGCTGCCTTCTGGGCGGCTGTTGGATAGATGTTGGTGGGGCCTGCTGACCGTGGCTTTGGCCAGGCGTAACACTGTTTTTGTCCCACAAATTCACATTCTTGCTTTTGTGGCGGGTCGGGTCTCCCCACGCTGATGTGCCATCATCGATTTCCATTTTGCGACTAATGGACTGAGGGGAGGGTTCCTCCCAGCCACTGGGCTCCAGGGAGTCACCCCCAACCCCCGAGATTTGGGGGATCGGGCCGGAGGTCCAGCCCGAACTTTGGTTCTGATTCTTGGATGGTGGACCTCCACCTCCAACGTTGGACCGGCTGTTCCACCCTCCTTGAATGGGACCTCCTTGTGGCTGCTGGCCCTGTGATTGGTGCTGCTGTTGATTTGGGGCTTTCATTGGTGCCACTTGGCTGTTTGGtatctgtgctgctgctgtgtggggCTTGGAACTCCCCCAGTCCTGGTGGGATTTGCCACCACCCACATCTCCCCCTCCCCACCCTCCTCGCTGAGATCCCCCTTCATCCAAATTACCCCAGGAAGATCCCTTCTCATCAGAGTTGCCTCCACCTCTGCCTCGCCCATCTCCAGGTATAGAGTCCCTCTGCCCCCAGTCTCCGCCCCAACCTCCTGCCTCCCCTCTTCCAGTCCCCTTCCATCCCCCTGTCCCTTTATCATCTGGACCATCAGTCCATCCACTACCCTGTTCTCCAAAGTTTCTCCagttccctcctcctctgtgatcaccccattttttttcttcactccCCCATCCTTTGCCCTGGTTTTCAGGTGGGAGATCACCCCAGCCTCCAGCTGCCTTCCCCTGGTTACCCTCCATATCTTCTTCTGGCGTTCCTGGCTTCCTTACAGTGCTTCCAGGCATGTGAGGGCCACAGGTGGACTTTGTAGCACCACCATCCCAGCCATCCCTCGCTGTAACAGGGCCAGAGTTCAGGCTGGTCGTGTGACTGCCAGCAGATGGATCATTACTTATTGAACTGGTGTTAGACGGGTACCCAGGGCCACGACTAGTGGTAGTGTTCATGGTTGCTGATGAGAATGCAGAGGAAGATGAAGTGCttctttcatttctgtttcttaCTCCTGTTGTGTCCAGATCCCAGGCCACGTTCTGTCGAATCTGGGTCTGCCCCCAGCCTGTGTTAGACAGAACCCTGGGGTCCAGGTCGGATCGACTGAGCATGCTGAGTAAGGCCACATCAGCATTGGAGGTCTGGTTGGAACGTTGTTGTAAAGACAATGCTCGCTTCGACTTCTGTCCACTATCACTCCCTCCCTCGCCACTTCCAGCTATGGATCCTCCTCCGCTAGAGAATGAAGGAGCTCCACCTCCAGTGCCTCCAccctgccctcctcctcctccaccccactCCCCAACTGCCCCATCTCCACTTTCCATCCCTTTCTGATTGTCCCATGCTTTTGTCATAGTTGCAAACTTTGGTGAGGCAGAGTCCTGCAAAACGCTGCCACCAACACCTCCACTGCCTccactactgctgctgttgctgctctcgtctcctcctcttccacttCCTATTGCTAAGTTACTCGAACTTACACCTCCCGCTGTGCCACCCCACTCTGCTTCTGTACTGCCTCCTTCCCACGCTCCCTGAGATACCACTGGGGTATTTGAGCTACCATCATTTCCCCTACCCCACCCAGCCTTGTCACCCTGGCTTCCAAAGCCCCACACATTCCCTTCCTGCCCCTGAGCTCCAGtctcccccccaccccacccatcTGCCTGTGAGGCACCTGCACACAGGTCGGAGGACACTGGAGGCATGGATCTCCAAGAAGAGGCggcagaggaggaagacgatGAGCCAGATAGATTGCCACTCCCTTCTCCTTCGACACTAGCAACCCCACAGTCCCTCTCATCGCCGCCTTCTTGATTTGGTCCTGCTCCTCTTGCTGCCCCACCTGAACCCAACTCTGGCCCTAGGTTTCctaagtgctgctgctgttctccCACAGCTGTCTCAGTGTGCTGCTGATGGAGACCAGTTTGATTCACAGATGAAAGAGAGTGAGTGGTGACGAGGGTGGTGCTGGCAGGGAACGAGGAAGCTGAAGTGATGGACGAGTGTAGTGGAAGGCCGTCGCTGGCCGAAGTTGACGTCCCACCCTGCACCAGGGCAGGCCACGCGGAGGGGTTCACGTTGGGGTTGAAGTTGGCACCAGAGAcactactgctgctgccaccCACAGGGCTCTCCTGAGGCCCAGGAAGAAGATGGGAGACTTTGGAATTGTAAAATGCTGCTGATCCTAGCCCAGCCTCCACCTGAGAGGAGGTGGAAGAGCCCCACACACCGCCACTTGACTGAACACATTCATTAagcgaggaagaggaggaaagaggagaagaacGAGGTGAGGAAGGATTGTCCATGTTCCCTGTTCCTCCTCCTACTGCTCCTCCTTTCTGCTGGATGTTTCTCTCACTCCATGAGGCACTACTGTTGTTGTTACCAGGGCAGTCTTGCTCCtgtgttcctcctcctccagcccctTCAGAGCtcaatttggcccctcctaggATGCTAGGCCAATCCCCCAGGTCAGTCCCATCCACAATCACCTTCCCGCAGCCCTGAGAAGAGGACTGGCTGCCAGAGCCTGCCCCCCATGTGGAATTTGCATAAGttgaagtagtagtagtagaagaagaCGACAGAGCAGCGACACATaatgaggatgaagaggagttgGGGGGTGAAGCGGAGGATGAACCCAGGTTGGAATCtatatggaaaaaaaggaaagcattCATTTAATTGACAATTCAAGCATTAACATTACTAACTAATAACTTGCAGAGTGTGTTTTCATGGACGTTGGATAAACTGCTAAATGCAGTGCTGTTTCTAAACATGGTAAAATGTGATACTGAGTAGACTACATATCAAACTTGATGACCTTTCTTCGCTTTGAGACATCAACCCACCTGTGCCTCCAGCTGTGTTTGCATTGGGGCTATCTGCTCCCTGTGAGGAAAGAGATGGGGCGGCTGCCCAGCCACTGCCTCCTCCAACCCCTCCTGCACCCCCTTCCCCTCCGCCTCCCCCCAGCAGCATGGAGGACAGCGGTGGCTGGCCCCTCTTTAGTAGCACTTTATGGTCCTGCTGGCAGCGAAATCTCGGTGGAACCTCTCTGGACATGTATCGCTGCTGCTGGGAGGCCTGGCTTCCAGAGggggaagaggaggtggagggctgTCCGTTGGCCACAGCAGTCCGCTGCTTTGCATTGTTCCCACCACCAGGAGGAACTTGTGCAGAAACCCCGGCTGCACCAGGACTGGGGGATGAGGGGGCGACAGGGCCAGGGCTGGGGGACACTGAGCCTGGGGTGGCGAGTGGCTGGGAACAGGAGGGCTTGGCTGATTCTGGCACTGAAATACACAAATGGGAAATATGTGAACCACCGTGAGACTAAGATATGGTAACAAGATAAAGCCAGAAAAGGTTACTGAGCTGCAAGCAGGGTAAGCTAGTCAACAGCTGACGGtataagggccctgacacaccaagccaatggACGGCTGCCTGTCAATGTTGAGCTGTCTGTAAACATCTGACGTGGGCTTCATTAGCACTTGCAAGCCCTTATCGGCTTTTTGTTGGTTGACTAAGCATGCTGAATTGTCGCCAGAGACGGtggagcctgtcagtg
Protein-coding sequences here:
- the LOC125879889 gene encoding trinucleotide repeat-containing gene 6B protein-like isoform X2; protein product: MEDKKKKKEDKKKRETSQKVPEQKIKVPESAKPSCSQPLATPGSVSPSPGPVAPSSPSPGAAGVSAQVPPGGGNNAKQRTAVANGQPSTSSSPSGSQASQQQRYMSREVPPRFRCQQDHKVLLKSGWAAAPSLSSQGADSPNANTAGGTDSNLGSSSASPPNSSSSSLCVAALSSSSTTTTSTYANSTWGAGSGSQSSSQGCGKVIVDGTDLGDWPSILGGAKLSSEGAGGGGTQEQDCPGNNNSSASWSERNIQQKGGAVGGGTGNMDNPSSPRSSPLSSSSSLNECVQSSGGVWGSSTSSQVEAGLGSAAFYNSKVSHLLPGPQESPVGGSSSSVSGANFNPNVNPSAWPALVQGGTSTSASDGLPLHSSITSASSFPASTTLVTTHSLSSVNQTGLHQQHTETAVGEQQQHLGNLGPELGSGGAARGAGPNQEGGDERDCGVASVEGEGSGNLSGSSSSSSAASSWRSMPPVSSDLCAGASQADGWGGGETGAQGQEGNVWGFGSQGDKAGWGRGNDGSSNTPVVSQGAWEGGSTEAEWGGTAGGVSSSNLAIGSGRGGDESSNSSSSGGSGGVGGSVLQDSASPKFATMTKAWDNQKGMESGDGAVGEWGGGGGGQGGGTGGGAPSFSSGGGSIAGSGEGGSDSGQKSKRALSLQQRSNQTSNADVALLSMLSRSDLDPRVLSNTGWGQTQIRQNVAWDLDTTGVRNRNERSTSSSSAFSSATMNTTTSRGPGYPSNTSSISNDPSAGSHTTSLNSGPVTARDGWDGGATKSTCGPHMPGSTVRKPGTPEEDMEGNQGKAAGGWGDLPPENQGKGWGSEEKKWGDHRGGGNWRNFGEQGSGWTDGPDDKGTGGWKGTGRGEAGGWGGDWGQRDSIPGDGRGRGGGNSDEKGSSWGNLDEGGSQRGGWGGGDVGGGKSHQDWGSSKPHTAAAQIPNSQVAPMKAPNQQQHQSQGQQPQGGPIQGGWNSRSNVGGGGPPSKNQNQSSGWTSGPIPQISGVGGDSLEPSGWEEPSPQSISRKMEIDDGTSAWGDPTRHKSKNVNLWDKNSVTPGQSHGQQAPPTSIQQPPRRQQGMQHSRDTNPGNAAVGPGMWGGGAQSVDNGTAAWGQSQDAATGWGDQDEPGKASGWGNPSPNPGKTGTKSMESWGGKGEGSVAASRHPSWDEEDDGGGGVWNSTGSQGSSSSFNSGGWGQTHGGKRGNIKSGGGDSWMNPVSRQFSNMGLLGDDPSLDKKMEGDKRGITDYNGEMRRGGRGGGGYRMPSSKDMGPVDMGPYGEKMGGHGVFVGSGGGMPQPRGMHQPGMHPMNPSQGLRAQVPHQFLSAQVPGPMLKQMPSPGGSVGGVVGGVGGVGGVGSVGGVGGVGGGVFPPQISPQQLAMLSNIYPHMQQFHLACQLLLQQQQQQQQQQQLLQNQRKFPQPQPLRQQPDPQQLARIMAILQQQRQHQQGGIGGAAAGGGSSKLSPSHLGGGLSKQPMVDPLPHPGMGGPLSDLHAKTQGMYSGLAPGGNLSGLELSPMMGGMKDTGGQQSRFKWMMEGHSPAPSPPDTTLHKNGPLPSAIKVRGGSPYSQYEMLGSDGLGIPPQGSADNWHRTPGSKMGNKPATSSWPPEFQPGVPWKGIQSSGDPESDPYMTPGSVLGSPGPPSLSDSDHQLLRDNIGPNPSLNTSLPSPGAWPYSASDSPLSNAHSTGKYSEYKPSWPPEPIGQNKLWKTNRNSSQLPRPPPGLTNQKQASPSPWGSGGPRLARSWGGGGINQESRFGPGSAWSDGVASRGSCWLLLSNLTPQIDGSTLRTICMQHGPLLTFHLGLTQGSALIRYSSRQEAAKAQGALHMCVLGNTTILAEFVSEDEVARYFAHSQAGGAEGASSGGSAAGGTQGSSGTGTAVASSGGSSPGNERAAAGTTSGGNGNGGSGAGGEGGSAVLGSVRSSGSAWQSLDGTGSSSETSTAQGPGLGMFSQWSTNGAGEGAGVGGVDSGRSGLWGGMTAGYPSSSLWGAPQVEERHQMDSPAALLPGDLLGGGADSI
- the LOC125879889 gene encoding trinucleotide repeat-containing gene 6B protein-like isoform X1: MEDKKKKKEDKKKRETSQKVPEQKIKVPESAKPSCSQPLATPGSVSPSPGPVAPSSPSPGAAGVSAQVPPGGGNNAKQRTAVANGQPSTSSSPSGSQASQQQRYMSREVPPRFRCQQDHKVLLKRGQPPLSSMLLGGGGGEGGAGGVGGGSGWAAAPSLSSQGADSPNANTAGGTDSNLGSSSASPPNSSSSSLCVAALSSSSTTTTSTYANSTWGAGSGSQSSSQGCGKVIVDGTDLGDWPSILGGAKLSSEGAGGGGTQEQDCPGNNNSSASWSERNIQQKGGAVGGGTGNMDNPSSPRSSPLSSSSSLNECVQSSGGVWGSSTSSQVEAGLGSAAFYNSKVSHLLPGPQESPVGGSSSSVSGANFNPNVNPSAWPALVQGGTSTSASDGLPLHSSITSASSFPASTTLVTTHSLSSVNQTGLHQQHTETAVGEQQQHLGNLGPELGSGGAARGAGPNQEGGDERDCGVASVEGEGSGNLSGSSSSSSAASSWRSMPPVSSDLCAGASQADGWGGGETGAQGQEGNVWGFGSQGDKAGWGRGNDGSSNTPVVSQGAWEGGSTEAEWGGTAGGVSSSNLAIGSGRGGDESSNSSSSGGSGGVGGSVLQDSASPKFATMTKAWDNQKGMESGDGAVGEWGGGGGGQGGGTGGGAPSFSSGGGSIAGSGEGGSDSGQKSKRALSLQQRSNQTSNADVALLSMLSRSDLDPRVLSNTGWGQTQIRQNVAWDLDTTGVRNRNERSTSSSSAFSSATMNTTTSRGPGYPSNTSSISNDPSAGSHTTSLNSGPVTARDGWDGGATKSTCGPHMPGSTVRKPGTPEEDMEGNQGKAAGGWGDLPPENQGKGWGSEEKKWGDHRGGGNWRNFGEQGSGWTDGPDDKGTGGWKGTGRGEAGGWGGDWGQRDSIPGDGRGRGGGNSDEKGSSWGNLDEGGSQRGGWGGGDVGGGKSHQDWGSSKPHTAAAQIPNSQVAPMKAPNQQQHQSQGQQPQGGPIQGGWNSRSNVGGGGPPSKNQNQSSGWTSGPIPQISGVGGDSLEPSGWEEPSPQSISRKMEIDDGTSAWGDPTRHKSKNVNLWDKNSVTPGQSHGQQAPPTSIQQPPRRQQGMQHSRDTNPGNAAVGPGMWGGGAQSVDNGTAAWGQSQDAATGWGDQDEPGKASGWGNPSPNPGKTGTKSMESWGGKGEGSVAASRHPSWDEEDDGGGGVWNSTGSQGSSSSFNSGGWGQTHGGKRGNIKSGGGDSWMNPVSRQFSNMGLLGDDPSLDKKMEGDKRGITDYNGEMRRGGRGGGGYRMPSSKDMGPVDMGPYGEKMGGHGVFVGSGGGMPQPRGMHQPGMHPMNPSQGLRAQVPHQFLSAQVPGPMLKQMPSPGGSVGGVVGGVGGVGGVGSVGGVGGVGGGVFPPQISPQQLAMLSNIYPHMQQFHLACQLLLQQQQQQQQQQQLLQNQRKFPQPQPLRQQPDPQQLARIMAILQQQRQHQQGGIGGAAAGGGSSKLSPSHLGGGLSKQPMVDPLPHPGMGGPLSDLHAKTQGMYSGLAPGGNLSGLELSPMMGGMKDTGGQQSRFKWMMEGHSPAPSPPDTTLHKNGPLPSAIKVRGGSPYSQYEMLGSDGLGIPPQGSADNWHRTPGSKMGNKPATSSWPPEFQPGVPWKGIQSSGDPESDPYMTPGSVLGSPGPPSLSDSDHQLLRDNIGPNPSLNTSLPSPGAWPYSASDSPLSNAHSTGKYSEYKPSWPPEPIGQNKLWKTNRNSSQLPRPPPGLTNQKQASPSPWGSGGPRLARSWGGGGINQESRFGPGSAWSDGVASRGSCWLLLSNLTPQIDGSTLRTICMQHGPLLTFHLGLTQGSALIRYSSRQEAAKAQGALHMCVLGNTTILAEFVSEDEVARYFAHSQAGGAEGASSGGSAAGGTQGSSGTGTAVASSGGSSPGNERAAAGTTSGGNGNGGSGAGGEGGSAVLGSVRSSGSAWQSLDGTGSSSETSTAQGPGLGMFSQWSTNGAGEGAGVGGVDSGRSGLWGGMTAGYPSSSLWGAPQVEERHQMDSPAALLPGDLLGGGADSI